From Sphingomonas hengshuiensis, one genomic window encodes:
- a CDS encoding DNA gyrase inhibitor YacG: MAKREGCPICGQAPTPEFKPFCSRGCKDRDLLNWLGEGYRVPGDPVDPDALSGLDRNESRD, from the coding sequence TTGGCCAAGCGCGAAGGCTGCCCGATCTGCGGGCAGGCCCCCACCCCCGAGTTCAAACCCTTTTGCAGCCGCGGCTGCAAGGATCGCGATCTGCTCAACTGGCTCGGCGAAGGCTATCGCGTTCCCGGCGATCCGGTAGATCCCGATGCACTTAGCGGGCTGGACAGGAACGAAAGCCGCGACTAA